Within the Paenarthrobacter nicotinovorans genome, the region GCTGCAACGCAAGCAAGTGGGTTCCGGCTGGAACGTCATGAACCTGGTCGCTACCCCCGGTGATTTCAACGGCGACCGCAAAGCAGATGTCCTGGCCCGCGACAGTGCAGGTGATCTGTGGCTCTACCCCGGGAACGGCACCTCCGACTGGCTGCCCCGCACCAAGGTAGGGACGGGCTGGAACGGCATTACCGCCGTCGTTACTCCGGGAGACGTCGACTTCGACGGCAAAGCCGACATCGTTGCCCGGGACACGGCAGGGGTTCTGTGGCTGTACCCGGGCAACGGCAAGGGTGGATGGCTGCCCCGCACCGCGATCGGAGCCGGGTGGAACGAGATGACCGCAATCCTGGGCCCGGGAAACACGTCCGAGCCTGGAAACGACCTCCTCGCCAGGGACCGTTCCGGGAATCTGTGGCTCTACCAACGAACACCGCAAGGGGCCTGGCTGGACCGGCAACTGGTCGGTATCGACTGGAACGGCATGACAGCGATGCTCACGCCAGGCGACGTTGACGGCGATGACCGGCCCGATCTTCTTGCCCGCGACACCGCCGGCGCGCTGTGGCTGTATCCCGGGACGGACTCTGGTGGTTACGATCCGCGGGTACGTGTCGGTGTCGGCTGGAACGTCATGACGGTCATCACCTGACTCCGAGGACACCCGCCGCTCACAAGGGTTTCATCACCAGCCCGTAGCGCTGCGGGGCCGGAAGCGCCACAGCTCACGAGGGCCGTCCAAAAGCCGGGTGATCGCGTCCGGTGGTTGCCCCACGGCCGGTCCTACCGCTGGCACTGGCGCTGGACGCGCGAAGAGATCCGAAGGCGCGCTGTTGACGGCCGCCAGGATCAGCAACAGAAGGATCACGGCCTCGACGGCCCACGTGGCAGGCCGTCGTGTTTTGACACTGTGCGCTGGTATGGAAGTCATGGTCGCCACCTCCGCCTGAGCAGCATGAATCCGTCCACCACGTACGTGCGTCACGAATTATGGCGCGCGTCAGTCTCCGACTCCCGTGCCCCAGCCAACAGGAAACCACGAACAAAAACCGGACCGTTCGGCCTACCGACTGCCCTTAGCGCCGTTCTACTCTTGGCACGCACCAAGGACAAGCGAAAACACTTTCGCAGAACAGCCTGTCGGCAACTCACCCCAGACCCACCAACACCGGTCAGGCAGGGACGCGACGAGCTCACCCTGTTAGCCTGACCTCGAACCTCTTGAGCCGCTGGTCCTTGGCCACTCGGCAGGGCCATTAGCGCTCGGAGGCTCATGCAGCGGGCCCGGACCTCTCTTCGGTGCGTCGAGGACCGGACTTCATGTCAAGTTCTCTGGACACTGCATACACTCAGACCAGAACACATAATGTAGCTATTTTATTGCATTAGATAGGCTAATGACGGAAAATAGCTAGGTGAGGGAGAGTAGTGAGGCCATGCGACGACTGGGGGAGAATCTCCGGAGCCGCAGGATCATTCTTGGCTTGTCGCAGGAACTTGTCGCCGAACGGGCCGATGTGTCCCGGTCGACCCTGATGCGCCTGGAGGCCGGTGAAGGCGGGAAGGTCGAGCACCTGATGACGGTTGCGTCGGTGCTCGGCGTCGCCGAAGACCTCATTGGTGCTGTCGATCCGTTGAATACTGATCTTGGCAGGGCGCGGGCGCACCTGCTGGGCCGACAGCGCGCCCCGAGGAAGCCTTAATGGCGGCCCGTAACATCCGGCGTGTGGAGGTACTCGTG harbors:
- a CDS encoding helix-turn-helix domain-containing protein — translated: MRESSEAMRRLGENLRSRRIILGLSQELVAERADVSRSTLMRLEAGEGGKVEHLMTVASVLGVAEDLIGAVDPLNTDLGRARAHLLGRQRAPRKP